From Asterias rubens chromosome 6, eAstRub1.3, whole genome shotgun sequence, one genomic window encodes:
- the LOC117291432 gene encoding demethylmenaquinone methyltransferase-like encodes MGLSNSVGRNLRKPSGSLTGAVVKRLIKNKNAYLEHNAVRRCHLESHHHILEVGFGPGIGLKAACEIIKDGKVYGIDYSKEMLADVTKSLQSEIASGRLQVVFGDAASLPYSDTLMDRIFHCNCFYFWPEPATVAGELYRVLKPGGFMVTTMNVASVAAAAEKGFLKGTNWNPEQYMDVLRSAGFQDVTMEDLVHEDSGNGGTTYQAIMAHKN; translated from the exons ATGGGACTCTCAAATTCAGTTGGAAGGAATCTTCGGAAACCATCTGGAAGTCTCACAGGAGCAGTAGTCAAG AGGCTTATCAAGAACAAAAATGCTTATTTAGAGCACAATGCAGTGCGACGTTGCCATCTGGAGTCCCATCACCACATCTTAGAGGTTGGATTCGGTCCAGGAATTGGTCTCAAAGCAGCCTGCGAAATAATCAAAGATG GTAAAGTTTATGGTATTGACTACTCTAAGGAAATGTTGGCTGATGTAACGAAAAGTCTCCAGTCTGAGATAGCAAGTGGACGATTACAAGTTGTATTTGGAGATGCTGCAAGCCTCCCCTACTCAGATACCCTGATGGATCGTATCTTCCACTGTAACTGCTTCTACTTCTGGCCGGAACCAGCGACTGTCGCTGGTGAACTATACAGGGTTCTTAAACCTGGTGGATTCATGGTCACTACGATGAATGTTGCGTCTGTAGCTGCAGCGGCTGAAAAGGGTTTTCTGAAAGGTACAAACTGGAATCCAGAGCAGTACATGGATGTCTTAAGAAGCGCGGGGTTTCAAGATGTTACCATGGAGGATTTGGTTCATGAAGATTCCGGGAATGGAGGAACTACATATCAGGCCATAATGGCACATAAGAACTGA